The Oscillospiraceae bacterium genome contains the following window.
ATAGTTGAGGGTCGGGCAGGCCCGGCCCCTACCGGGTAGTGCGTCACACTCATTATACCCCATTCCGCAGCGCGTTGTACAGCATTTCCGCTTTGGCGTGGCTGATGCCCTTGACCTCCTCCAGATCGGAGATGCTGGCAGCCTTGACCGCCGCAACGGTCTTGAAGTGTGCCAGCAGGGCGGCGCTGGTCTTTTCCCCCACACCGGGAATGGCCGTCAGCGTGGCAGCGTAGGAGCGCTTTTTCATCGCGCGCTTGCGGTAATCGTTGGCGTAGCGGTGCGTTTCGTCCTGAATATTCGTCACAAAGGTAAAGATATTGCGGTTGCGGTTGATTGCAATCTCGCCGCCCGCATCGTCCACAATGGCGCGGGTGCGGTGGTGGTCGTCCTTGACCATACCGAAGGTGGGGACATTCTCCAGTGCCGTGCCGCGCAGGGCCTGCCTGACTGCGCTGACCTGCCCCCTGCCGCCGTCGATGAGCAGCAGATCCGGCAGGGTGGCAAACTGGTTCTGCGGGCCGTCAGGCTTTTCCCCGCGGCGGGCCGCCTCGTATTCCGCCGCACGGCGGGAGAGCGTTTCTGCCAGCGAGGCATAGTCGTCCGTGCCCGCGACGGTCTTCATCTTAAAGCGGCGGTAGCCCGAACGGTGCGGCTTTCCGTCCTGAAACACGACCATACCGCAGACGCTGGAGCCATCGCCCCAGTTGGAGATATCGTAGCTCTCGATAACGCGGGGCGGCTCCTTCAGGCCAAGCAGCTGGGCGGCCTCCTCCAGCAGCTTTTCCTCGCGGGTGTAACGGCCGCTCTCACGGCCAAGGCGCTCCACGGCATTGGTGTAGGCCATTGTGACCAGCTTTGCCACATCACCGCGCTGCGGCACATAAAGCTCGACCTTTGTGCCGCGGGCCCGGTTCAGTGCCTCATTCAGCGCCTCGGCATCGGGCGGCAGGGCGTCCACAGCGATGGTTCTGGGGATGTTCTCACCGTCCAGATAATACTGCGGCAGGAACTCCTCCCGCACGGCGTTGATGTCGGTGGTATCGTGGAAAACGAATTCCCGCTTGTCAGTCAGGCGGCCGTCCCGGTAGCGCAGCACAGCGGCGCAGACCGCATGGGTCGTGCCTGCCAGCGCGATGACATCCATTTCGGTATCGCTGTCCATAACGACCTTCTGGCCTGCGGCCACACGGTCAATGGCCATGATCTGATCGCGCAGCAGGGCGGCCGTTTCAAAGTCAAGGCGCTCGGAGGCGGCCTCCATCTTATCGCGCAGCTGCTTGACGATGTCCTTTTTGCCGTAGCGGATCATCCGCAGCGCGCCCTGTACTGCATCGTTGTAGGCCTCACAGCTGATTTTGCCGCTGCACACTGCCATGCACTTTCCGATGTGGGCATTCAGGCAGGGGCGGCCCTTGCCAAGCTCCTGCGGGAAGCTCTTGCTGCAGCGGGGCAGCAAAAAGCAATTCTGCGCTGTTTCCACCATCTCCCGCACGGCAAACGATGAGGTGAACGGGCCGATATAGTCGGCGTCATCGTCATCCTTCTGCAGTGCAGCCGAAATGCGCGGCCATGCACCGCGCGTGACCTTGACATAGCTGTAGCCCTTGTCGTCCTTGAGCAAAATATTGTACTTCGGTGTGTGGGCCTTGATCTGGCTGGCCTCCAGCACAAGCGCCTCAAACTCGCTCTGGCAGACGATGACATCAAAGGTGAACGCATGGGCGATCATCTGGCTGACCTTGGCATCGTGGGGCACCCCCTCACGGAAATACTGCGACACGCGCGTTTTAAGGCGCTTGGCCTTGCCGATATAGATGATCGTGTCTGTTTTGTCACGGATGATATACACGCCGGGCAGCAGCGGCAGCATGCAGGCTTTTTTGTAGAGTTCAGCTTTTGTCATGGACAGGCCTTTCTTACGGCAGCGCCGCTGCGCCCGATGCGCTGTATGCGGTGCCGCCGTATACAAAAAAAGCGGCGGGTCACCCCACCGCTGATTGTTTAAGGAAGATTACTCGGCAAAGCCGGAGCTGACCAGCTTGACCAGACCGTCAACTGCAGCCTGCTCATCGGCACCGTCAGCAATAATGCGGATGGTGGTGCCGCCGACGATGCCCAAACTCAGGACACCGAGCAGAGACTTGGCGTTGACACGGCGCTCCTCCTTCTCGACCCAGATGGAGGACTTGTATTCGTTGGCCTTCTGGATGAAGAAGGTAGCCGGACGGGCGTGCAGACCAACCTGATTCTCAACGGTAACTTCTTTAACGTACATAGTTATTCTCTCCTACTTTTGAAAATAATATGCCCCTGTGTATCTACCGCGGGCGACTTCCAGGCGGTCTATTGCGTGTTAATACGCCGCCTTGATTGTCTCTATTTTATCCTATTCGGTCGATTTTGTACAGTGGAAAATTGCAAATTTGGCATGATTCTGTAATTCTGCCAAATCTTCGCGCGCGCGTTTGTGCAACTTTGCCAGTTTATTTTCAACATCGTTGTGGATTGACGACAAAAACAACGGTCAGCCCTGATAGCGCATTTCCAATTCTTCACAGTACAGCGCCGCAAAGGCGTTTGCATCGGCGGGATCATAGCGGTGCAGCACGCTGCCGGTCAGCCGCCAGCCCATCCGCTTGTACAGCGCAATCGCGCGGGTGTTGGTGTTCAGCACCCCCAAGGTCGGGTGCAGATGCTCCGGCAGCTTTTTGCGGGCAAAATCCAGCATCTTAGCGCCATATCCCCTGCCGCGGGCCGCTTCGGTCACAAACAGGCGGCCGATCTCCCCCGTTTTGTGGCAGACACCCACCATACCGTCAGCGCTGTCTTTGGTGTAGTGCAGATAGAACGCCCAGCCGTTCTTTTTATCCTCCTGTAGCATAGGCAGATGGGTCTGCGGGGTGAGCATTTCCAGATATTGCTCCGCACAGACTGCCTCGCAGACAGCACAGCGTCCCTCGGTCATCAGCGCAGCGCAAAGGCTGAGCTGTTCGTCATTTTTCACAAGGCGCATATTTTCGCCGCGCTTCCACTTCGGCAGCTCGGTCAGCGGGTGGCTCTCGCACCAGGCGTCATACAGGTCGGGGCGGCGCTCACGGGTCCGTTCACGGCTTTGGGCACCGCGCCATTCGTCAATTTTTTTGTGGTCGCCGGTCAGCAGCACCGGCGGCACAGCGCGTCCTTCCCACACTTCGGGGCGGGTAAACTGGGGATATTCCAGCAGTCCGTCCCAGTAACTCTCGTCCTGATAGCCTTTTTCCTCAGCCAGCACACCGGGCTGCAGGCGCAGCACGCTGTCGGCCACGACAAGGCTGGCCAACTCACCGCCGGTCAGCACATAATCACCGATCGAGATCTCCTCATCGCCGAAGGCGTCAATGACCCGCTGGTCAATGCCCTCATAATGGCCGCAGACAAGCGTAACGGCGTCATAGGAGGCCAGCTCCCGGGCCTTTTCCTCATTGTAGGGGCGGCCCGCAGCCGTCAGGAACACCACATGGGGCTTTTGCCGCCCCTGCCCGGCACACTGGGCCTGCACAGCCCGCAGGCAGTCGGCGATGGGCTGGGCGTACAGCACCATGCCGCAGCCGCCGCCGTAGGGGTAGTCATCGGTCTGCTTCTGCTTGTTTTTTGTATAGTCGCGGATCTGGTGACAGTGCGCCTCGAACAGGTTCTTCGCGCGTGCGCGGCCCAGAATACTGGCCGAGAGGAAGCTGTCACACAGCTCGGGAAAAAGCGTTACGATATCAATGCGCATCTGCTCAGTCCTCGTCGCCGTTCACAGCATCGGTGAACATCCCCTCGATGGGGGTGATCAGAATGCGGCGGTTTTCCATGTCGATGGTTTTGACAAACTCCGGCACGGCGGGCAGCATGTGCTCCTCCCCCGCCGCATCGGTCACGGTGTAGATGTCCTGCGCAGCCGGATGCTCCACATTCGTCAGGCGGCCGTAGACGCGGCCGGTATCGGCATCTGCGACCTCACAGTCCAACAGATCGTCAATGAAGTAGCGGCCCTTGGGCAGCCGGGCATCGGCCTTGGCCAGATAGTACACCCGGCCCACCTGCGCGCGGGCGGCGTCCATATCGGTAATGCCGTCCAGCCGCAGCAGGATCACATTGCCCTGTGCGCGCACGCCCAGCACGCGGGTCTCGCCCGCGCCCTCGGCCGTGCTGAACAGCCGCTTGAATTTTGTCAGAAACGCCGCGCCGTCACAGAGCGGCAGGGCCTTCATTTCGCCGCGCACGCCGTGGGTGGACACGATCTTGCAGGCGGGAAGGTAGTTTCGCATATATTCCTCCTGATACAGAAAAAGCACTTTACCCTGCGGCAAAGTGCTTTGTAACGGGTCTTAGTCGATCTCAACGATGACCTTTTCGCCCTGACGGACAGCCGCGGCACGCATGACAACGCGGATCGCCTTGGCGATGCGGCCCTGCTTGCCGATGACGCGGCCCATATCGGCCTCAGCCACCTTGAGGTGGTACACAACAGTGCCGTCCTCACGCATGGGATCAACAGTCACCTGCACGGCCTCCTTGTCCTCGACAAGGCCGCGGGCAACGGCTAATAAGAGTTCCTGCATGTGGCGTTCCCTCCCTAAAAAGCGAACAGATTACAGAACAGCGGCCTTCTTCAGGATCTCGCGGACAGTGTCGGTGGGCTGAGCGCCGTTGGACAGCCACTGCTTGGCCTTCTCAGCGTCGATCTTGACGACAGAGGGCTCCTTGGTCGGATCGTAGTAGCCGATCTCCTCGATGAAACGGCCATCACGGGCAAAGCGGCTGTCAGCAACAACAACGCGGTAGAAAGGAGCCTTCTTGGCGCCCATGCGGCGCAGACGAATCTTAACCATAGTAATATTCCTCCAAAAATTGTTTACGGCCCTTGGTTGGGCATCTTTAATATATTGTACATCCCGTGGGCCGTAAAGCCGAGCGGGTCATACCTTTGTGAAAATCAGCGGCCAAAGCCTTTAAAGCCGCCTCTGCCGCCCATGCTCCCGAGGCCGCGCATAAAAGCCTTGGGGTTGCGCTTGACCTTTTTCATCATCTTCTGCATTGCTTCAAACTGGCGCAGCAGCTTGTTGACATCCTCGACCGAGGTGCCGGAGCCGGCCGCGATGCGGCGCTTGCGCTTGGGGTTGATGATGTCGGGCTTGGCGCGTTCTGCAGGGGTCATGGAGTAGATGATAGCCTCGATGCGGGGCAGCGCCTTATCATCGAGGGAATCGGCATCGATCTGACTGCCGCCGGGCATCATCGCCAGCAGCGAGGCAGCGCCGCCCATCTTCTTGATCTGCTGGAACTGGGCCAGCAGGTCGTTCATGTCGAACTTGTTTTCCATCAGGCGCTTGGCTGCGGCCTCAGCTTCCTTGTCGTTCTGGACGCTCTGGGCTTTCTCAATCAGGGAAAGCACATCGCCCATGCCAAGGATGCGGTTGGCCATCCGCGCCGGGTAGAACGGCTCAAGATCCTCAAGCTTCTCGCCCGTGCCCTGAAAATAGATCGGCATACCGGTGACGGCCAGCACCGAGAGCGCCGCACCGCCGCGGGTATCACCATCGGTCTTGGTCAGAATGACGCCGCTGATGCCGACCTTCTCATTGAAGGTCTTGGCCACATTGACGGCCTCCTGACCAGCCATGGCGTCCACGACCAGCAGGGTCTCATCGACCTCGACTGCCTGCTTGATCCGCACCAGCTCATCCATAAGCTGGTCATCGATCTGCAGGCGGCCTGCCGTATCGAGAATGACAATATCATTGCCGTGATCCTTCGCGTAGGCCATCGCCTTCTGGGCGATAAGCTCGGGCTTTTCGGTGCCCAGCGTAAAGACGGGAACACCGGCCTGTTCGCCGACCACCTTCAACTGCTCAATGGCGGCGGGGCGGTAGATGTCGCAGGCAACCAGCAGCGGGCGGCGGCCCTGACTGCGGTAGAATTTGCCGAGCTTGGCAGCATGGGTGGTCTTGCCGTTGCCCTGCAGGCCGCACATCATCAGCACGGTCTGGCCCTTGTTTTTCAGGCGCAGGTATTTCGGCTCATTGCCGCCCATAAGGCTGGTCAATTCCTCGTTGACGATCTTGACGACCTGCTGGGCGGGGGTCAGGCTCTCCATGACCTCCTGCCCCATCGCGCGCTCCGAAACCTGAGCGCAGAAGTCCTTGGCAACCTTGTAGTTGACATCGGCCTCCAGCAGCGCCATACGCACCTCGCGCATAGCGGCCTTAATGTCGGCCTCGTTCAGCTTGCCCTTGCCGCGCAGCTTTTTGAAAACGCCATTCAAGCGCTCTGTTAAAGACTCAAAGGCCATCGGCATCCTCCTGCGTGTCCAAGCGTTGTAAGATCGTAAGCATTTCCTGCGTATCGTGGTTGATGCGCGGATCCGGCGTGAAGCAGCCGGAATTGCAGCAGCGAACCTCCGTGACGAGCACCCGCAGGCGATCCAAATCGGCCTGCATCCGGGTGTGGCGGCGGGCGTTGCCGAGCTTTGCTTCCAGCTCGTCCAGTGCGGCCTCGCCATGCTTGATGGCGTCCCGCACCCCCTGCCGTGTGATGCCGAGATTTTCGGCAATTTCAGCTAAGGACAAATCCTCGTCATAGTATTCTGTCAGGATGACGCGCTGTTTTTCCGTCAGAACCGGACCGTAGAAGTCCAGCAGGACGGAGTAGGCAAGGTTTTTCTGCGGCTTACCGGCCATGCCCGCGCCCCCTTTGCTGCTTGTGAAGGCTGTGTAAAGTAATTTTCTTTACATCAGCCTATGAATTATAACAGAACAGGCGCCGGAAGTCAAGTCCGTAGAGCGATTTTTTGAAGAAATACGGCAGATTTTTTAGCAGCGCCGTGAGGGTATACGGGGAAAGCCCCTCCGACTTCGCTGCGCTCGTCACCTCCCCGCATAGCGAGGAGGCTTTCTCGCGGGCTTTGCCCGCGCAAAAAACGCCCCACGAAGTGGGGAGCTGGCCGAGCCTGCGAGGCCTGAGGGGCCTCCCCCTTCGCCGCAATATTTTTCTCTCCATCCATAGCAAACCGCCCCGAACTATGCTATAATAAAAATGTTGTCGTTTTTTGAAAGTGAGGTGTCTGTCTGTGCCCATCCTGCGCAGTTATTATCAGGAGGTCTACCGTTCGCCGGTCGTGCGGCTGGACGGCTACTCCGGCCGCCATGGTTTGGAGGCAGGCATCCTCGCCTATCTGGATTTCGGCGGTGCAACCGGTACCTCCAAGGACGGTCTGGCCGAGACAATGCTGGCCTTTGCGACCGAGCGCGGCACGCTGCAGCCCGGCATGCCGGTGGTGGAGGTAAGCTCCGGCAGCTTCGGCGCGGCGCTGGCCGTCAGCTGTGCAACCACAGGACACCCCTGCATCCTTGTTGTGCCGAGCAACCTGCCCATTGCACGGCGCAAGCATTTACAGGACTTGGGCGCGCGCATCATTGCCTGCAGCAGCGGCGGCCGCCGCGCCATGGAGCGCATCGCCGAGGACACCGCCAAGCGATATGGCGGATATTACACCCACTATTTTTCCAACGATGATAACCCCGAGTATCACCGCCGGGTGACCGGCCCGCAGATCTTAAAGCACGCGGGCGATGCGATCGACGCCGTGGTCATCGGCGTGGGCAGCGGCGGGACCATCACCGGTGTGGCCGAGTACATAAAGGCATGGAACAGCATGGTGCGCATCGTGGCCGTGGAGCCTGCCGAGTGCGCCGCCATCTCTGGCGGGTTCATCGGCCAGCACAGCATTGCGGGCATCGGCCCCGGCTTTGTGCCGGAGAATTACAACCCCTATGTAGTGGACACCGTGCTGACCGTCACCTCCGCCGATGCCGAGCGTGCCGCGCGGGAGGTGCTGTTCTTTGACGGCGTACCCGCCTGCACCAGCGCCGGTGCCACCCTGGCCGCCGCCGTGCAGCTGATGGGCATGGGCAAGGCCAAGCGTCCCCTGTGCGTCTTTGCCGGGCGGCGCACCTACGAATAAATTGTAAAATCTGCACACGCGCCCCGCACCGGGCTTTTCCGGTGCGGGGCGCGTGTGGTATACTTAAGGCAACACCGCACAATTCCCGCCTGACGGCTTAAGCACCGCTCCGGCGGCTGCGGCACGGCATCTGCGTTGCCAAAATGCTCGATAAGACATCCAGTATTATCTGCGCTTTTGGCTTAGCAGCTGCCGCACCTCGCTCGCCGTATCGGCACTTAGAATTATGCGGTATTACCTTAAAGAAAAAGGCGGTGTTCTGTCATGAAGCTTCTGCTCTGCGTTTTGTCTGCCCTGCTGCTGGCCGGGTGTGCCGCAGGGGCGGCATCCGGGGATGCGATCTCCGCATCTGCGCCAGCTGCCACCGTGGAAACCGCCGAAGCAGCGCCGACTCCCGCCCCCGCAGCCGCTGCGCCGCAGGGACTGGAGCCGACCGGCGCGGCAGTGCTGGACTATGACGACATTCGGCTGATCGACTATGAGCGTGCCATGCAGACCTACCCCGAGACCGACTATTACACGATGTGCAAGGACGGCCTGTGGGGTCTGATGCGCAGCGATGGTACAGAAGTGCTTTCCTGCCGCGCGCCGGAGCCGCTGTTTGAATGTGACATTGACGAACACCACTGGCACGGGTATCTGGACGGGCTTGCGTGGGAGGAGAGCGACCCGCTGGAAAGAGAGTACAACGCCCGGTTAAAGGCAAGCGGCGACGGTACCCTCTGCGACGCTCATGACGGCGGCGGGTATCTGAGCTTTGTCCGTTTGCAGGATAATGCTCTGCATATCTACTGCGGCTCCCTTGGTCCGGGCGAGCTGAGAGCACCGACCGATGCGGATATGCTGCTGTTCAGCGGCAGCGCCAACGGCTTTGTGCCTGTCCGGGACGGTGCGCTGGAGGCCGAGGGGGACGGCTGGTTCAACTACATTGGCGGCGAGCAGTATGTTTATCGAAACAGAGACAGCAAAGCTGCGAACGAATTTATTTACAGTGCGGCAGATTTCTTTTTTGACGCGCCGCTGGCCCCCGCACAGCGGGACGGCAAATGGGTGTATCTGGATACAGCGGGCAACGAAGTAACCGCCCCCTGCTACGACGGCGTGTACAGGCCCAACCGCTACACCGATGAACCGCGGGTCTTTGCCCGGGCCGCACCGCTTTTGAATGGCTATACGGTTGTCAGCCGTGACTGGAAATTCGGTCTGCTCGACAGCACCGGGGCGGAGCTTGTCCCCTGTGTGTATGACGGCCTTGTGTGGGACGGCGGCACGGCATGGATCAGGCAGGCTGACGGCTGGCACGAATACAGCATTCCCGGAGTGACAAAGCCTGACCCATGGCGGCTTTTGCTGGACAGTCTGGGCGCAGATATTACCGCCCCCGACACCCCGCCCGCGCGGACGGACGCAATCTTTTTTACGACCCGCACCAACGGCGAGCGGCTGAACCTGCGCGCCGGGCCGGGCACAGGGTATGACATCATCGGCAAAATTCCCGATTATCTGCGGCTGCGCGTCTATGGTACAATGTCCAACGCCCCCGGCTGGGCGCTGGTGCAGTACGACCAGCAATACGGCTGGGTCAGCACAGAATATTTGCAGAGATAAGCGAACAGCCCCAGACAAGCGGTGTCTGGGGCTGGTTTTATTTCTTTTGGCGGGGCGTGCGCTTGGCGGTGCGGCGGGCCGCAGGCTTTTTGACCGGCTTCGGCACCGGCTTTACCCGCACAAACTGAATGGGGTTGCCGTTGGCAAGAATGCGCTCCTCAACCTCGAGTTCCGCCAGCGAGGTCAGGAACTTGTTCAGGCTCTTGGAGCCGAAGTTTCGCACATCGAAATCCGGATAGCGCTTGATGAGCTGATCCCCCACGCGGGAGGTGCGCACCCAGCCGGTGCCGTCATCCATCTCATCAATCAGACCATGAATGATGCGGCCGATGGAATCCCGGTTGATGGCGGTGTCGTCCCCCGCAGCGGCGCGGGCGCTCGTCTCGGCAGCAGAGGCGGCCGGGGCATTTCCCTCCGCCTCATTGAGATCACCGTGGTCGAGGATCAGATCGAGGTACTTGAACTGGTCGCAGGCCTTGACAAAGGGGCCGAGCGCCTTGCTCTCCCCCATGCCGATGACAAGCTTGCCGGCCTCCCGCAGGCGGGCCGCCAGCCGGGTGAAATCGCTGTCTGAGGAAACAATGCAGAAGCCGTCCAGATTGCCGCTGTAGAGCAGGTCCATCGCGTCAATGATCATGGCGGAATCTGTAGCGTTCTTGCCGGTCGTGTAGCTATATTGCTGGATGGGGATGATGGAATTGTTCAGCAGCGCATCCTTCCAGCTTTTCAGCCGCGCATCAGACCAGTCGCCATAGATGCGCTTGCAGGCTGCAACGCCAAAGTTTGCAGCCTCGTCCAAAATCACCTTGACATACTTGGGCGAGATATTGTCCGCATCAATCAGGATCGCCAGTTTCAGGTCTTCCATGGCTTACTTCCTCTCCCGCTTGGGCTGCTCAAAATACATATAGAGCTGGCACGGGATCATGCCGTTGTAGATCTTGCGGCGGCGGGCAGCCTTTTTGCCGAAGTGCTGCTCAAAGTCCGCATCGGCCGTGATGGCATACAGCCCCTGCGCAGGGTGCGCCTGCCATACCTGACCCAGCGTGCGCGCCAGACTCGCCGCCTCGGAGGCATCGCCCAGGCGCTCGCCGTAGGGCGGGTTGGTCAGCACGACCGCATTGTCGAGCGCACGGAAATCCCGGACATCCGCAACCTCAAAGCGGCAGCGATCCCCCACACCGGCCAGCTTTGCGTTGGCGTTGGCCAGCGCCACAGCGGCGGGGTCGATGTCATAGCCGATGCCCTCAAAGGCGGCATCCTTGCGGACCTCCGCAAGAGCCTTCTGGCGCTGCTCTGCCCAGAGGTCAGCCGGCACAAAGTCGAAATGCTCGGCGGCAAAGCGGCGGCGCAGACCGGGGGCCAGATTCAGCGCCTTCTGCGCAGCCTCGATGACCAGCGTGCCGGAGCCGCAGAACGGATCCTGCATGAGAGAGTCACGGCGCACCCGGCCCAGATCGGCGATGGCGGCGGCCAGCGTCTCCTTGATGGGCGCCAGCGTGGCGTTTTTGCGGTAGCCGCGCTTGTGCAGGCCGTCACCGGAGGTGTCGAGATAGATCTCCACCGTGTCCTTGCGCAGCGCAAAGCGAATCTTGTACAGCGCACCGTCCTCCGGCAGGGTGCCGACCTTATGGCCGTTCATCAGCCGCTTGACGATGGCTTTTTTTACGATGCTCTGGCAGGCAGGGACGCTGGACAGCTGGCTGGACAGGCTCGAGCCCTTGACCGGGAAGGCCGCGTTGGCGGGGAGCAGCTCCTCCCACGCGATGGCGTAGCAGCCGTCAAACAGCTCATCAAAGGTAGTGGCCTTGTAGGTGGCCAGCAGCAGCAGCACGCGCTCGGCGGTGCGCAGGTTCAGGTTGGCGGCGGCGATCATATCCGCCCCGCCCTGAAATGCCACACGGCCGTCCGTCACCTGAATATTCTGTGCGCCCAGACGCTTGACCTCAAAGTTCAGCGTGGATTCGGTACCGAAGAAGCAGGGCGCGACCATCGTGTAAAGTGTAGACATAGGTGTCCTTTCTTGTTGATATGCCGTGAATTGTGTAGGGGCGAGCAATGGCTATCCCCCTACACTTTGTATTGTAAAATTGCAAAAAGACCCCAGCCCGGCGGCTGACAGCCGTCAGGATAGGGCCGTTCATTGTATGGCTTTCGCGGCCGGTATCAGCCGCGGCGGCGGGAATATCCGCCGCGATGGTTCTCCGTCACGCGCTTGAGATCCGCGATCTTTTCCTCGCTGCGGGTCTTGTAGCGGGCCATCATGTCCTCAAAGCTCATATCGCCCTGAGGTGCGGCAGGCTTGGGCTGCCAGACGCGGGGCTTTTCCTCACGCTTGGGGCGCGGGGCCGGGCGGCGGTCATTACCGCCTGCAGTGCGCTCGCCGTGCTGCTGGCGCGGGCCGCGCTCCGGCGCGGGCTGGGTGCGCTTGATGGACAATGCGATCTTGCCGTCCGGTGCGATCGAGATCACCTTGACGGAAACCGTCTGCCCATCGCTGAGCACCGTGGAAAGATCCTGCACAAACTCGTAGGAAACCTCGGAGATGTGGACAAGACCGGTCTTGCCCTCCGGCAGAGAAACGAACGCGCCGAACGGCTTGATACCAGTGACCTTGCCCTCGACAATATCCCCAACTTGTAATGCCAAACTATGATACCCCTTTAAATGTAATTTTTATGCCAGGGGGCTGCCGCAAAGCGTCCCCGCTGAAAACGATTTATTTGCCGCTGATGTCCACAAAGACGCGCTCGTTGGGCTTTGCGTAGCCCTGCTCCCGGGCGTAGCGCTCGATAATAGCGCTTTCGCCCTGATCCAGCGTGCCGGACAGCTCGGCGTTTTCGGTAAGCTGTGTGCTCAGCTGGTTCTGCACAGACTGCAGCTCCTGCTGCTTGGATGCAATGGACACCTGATACTGCACAAGATTGATGAACAGCGAGCCGCAGACGATCAGAAACACCGGAACGGTGATCCACCACGGCAGGAACCCACGCTGGGACCTTCCCTTGTTTTTGCTCATAGCGGGATGCCCCCTTCCTCAAAAATGCACGCACAACCACTTGTAGCTAATTATATAATATGGTCGAAGGTTTTTGCAACTGTTTTTCAGCGGATTTTTGCTTTTTTTCGGACTTTTTTGCCTTTTTGCGCTCTCTGCGGCGGCTGCGGGCGGCGGCAAGGCGCTTTTTGAGGGGC
Protein-coding sequences here:
- the uvrC gene encoding excinuclease ABC subunit UvrC, with the translated sequence MTKAELYKKACMLPLLPGVYIIRDKTDTIIYIGKAKRLKTRVSQYFREGVPHDAKVSQMIAHAFTFDVIVCQSEFEALVLEASQIKAHTPKYNILLKDDKGYSYVKVTRGAWPRISAALQKDDDDADYIGPFTSSFAVREMVETAQNCFLLPRCSKSFPQELGKGRPCLNAHIGKCMAVCSGKISCEAYNDAVQGALRMIRYGKKDIVKQLRDKMEAASERLDFETAALLRDQIMAIDRVAAGQKVVMDSDTEMDVIALAGTTHAVCAAVLRYRDGRLTDKREFVFHDTTDINAVREEFLPQYYLDGENIPRTIAVDALPPDAEALNEALNRARGTKVELYVPQRGDVAKLVTMAYTNAVERLGRESGRYTREEKLLEEAAQLLGLKEPPRVIESYDISNWGDGSSVCGMVVFQDGKPHRSGYRRFKMKTVAGTDDYASLAETLSRRAAEYEAARRGEKPDGPQNQFATLPDLLLIDGGRGQVSAVRQALRGTALENVPTFGMVKDDHHRTRAIVDDAGGEIAINRNRNIFTFVTNIQDETHRYANDYRKRAMKKRSYAATLTAIPGVGEKTSAALLAHFKTVAAVKAASISDLEEVKGISHAKAEMLYNALRNGV
- a CDS encoding HPr family phosphocarrier protein, which gives rise to MYVKEVTVENQVGLHARPATFFIQKANEYKSSIWVEKEERRVNAKSLLGVLSLGIVGGTTIRIIADGADEQAAVDGLVKLVSSGFAE
- the trmD gene encoding tRNA (guanosine(37)-N1)-methyltransferase TrmD, which codes for MRIDIVTLFPELCDSFLSASILGRARAKNLFEAHCHQIRDYTKNKQKQTDDYPYGGGCGMVLYAQPIADCLRAVQAQCAGQGRQKPHVVFLTAAGRPYNEEKARELASYDAVTLVCGHYEGIDQRVIDAFGDEEISIGDYVLTGGELASLVVADSVLRLQPGVLAEEKGYQDESYWDGLLEYPQFTRPEVWEGRAVPPVLLTGDHKKIDEWRGAQSRERTRERRPDLYDAWCESHPLTELPKWKRGENMRLVKNDEQLSLCAALMTEGRCAVCEAVCAEQYLEMLTPQTHLPMLQEDKKNGWAFYLHYTKDSADGMVGVCHKTGEIGRLFVTEAARGRGYGAKMLDFARKKLPEHLHPTLGVLNTNTRAIALYKRMGWRLTGSVLHRYDPADANAFAALYCEELEMRYQG
- the rimM gene encoding ribosome maturation factor RimM (Essential for efficient processing of 16S rRNA) codes for the protein MRNYLPACKIVSTHGVRGEMKALPLCDGAAFLTKFKRLFSTAEGAGETRVLGVRAQGNVILLRLDGITDMDAARAQVGRVYYLAKADARLPKGRYFIDDLLDCEVADADTGRVYGRLTNVEHPAAQDIYTVTDAAGEEHMLPAVPEFVKTIDMENRRILITPIEGMFTDAVNGDED
- a CDS encoding KH domain-containing protein, coding for MQELLLAVARGLVEDKEAVQVTVDPMREDGTVVYHLKVAEADMGRVIGKQGRIAKAIRVVMRAAAVRQGEKVIVEID
- the rpsP gene encoding 30S ribosomal protein S16; the encoded protein is MVKIRLRRMGAKKAPFYRVVVADSRFARDGRFIEEIGYYDPTKEPSVVKIDAEKAKQWLSNGAQPTDTVREILKKAAVL
- the ffh gene encoding signal recognition particle protein; amino-acid sequence: MAFESLTERLNGVFKKLRGKGKLNEADIKAAMREVRMALLEADVNYKVAKDFCAQVSERAMGQEVMESLTPAQQVVKIVNEELTSLMGGNEPKYLRLKNKGQTVLMMCGLQGNGKTTHAAKLGKFYRSQGRRPLLVACDIYRPAAIEQLKVVGEQAGVPVFTLGTEKPELIAQKAMAYAKDHGNDIVILDTAGRLQIDDQLMDELVRIKQAVEVDETLLVVDAMAGQEAVNVAKTFNEKVGISGVILTKTDGDTRGGAALSVLAVTGMPIYFQGTGEKLEDLEPFYPARMANRILGMGDVLSLIEKAQSVQNDKEAEAAAKRLMENKFDMNDLLAQFQQIKKMGGAASLLAMMPGGSQIDADSLDDKALPRIEAIIYSMTPAERAKPDIINPKRKRRIAAGSGTSVEDVNKLLRQFEAMQKMMKKVKRNPKAFMRGLGSMGGRGGFKGFGR
- a CDS encoding DNA-binding protein, translating into MAGKPQKNLAYSVLLDFYGPVLTEKQRVILTEYYDEDLSLAEIAENLGITRQGVRDAIKHGEAALDELEAKLGNARRHTRMQADLDRLRVLVTEVRCCNSGCFTPDPRINHDTQEMLTILQRLDTQEDADGL
- a CDS encoding cysteine synthase family protein, coding for MPILRSYYQEVYRSPVVRLDGYSGRHGLEAGILAYLDFGGATGTSKDGLAETMLAFATERGTLQPGMPVVEVSSGSFGAALAVSCATTGHPCILVVPSNLPIARRKHLQDLGARIIACSSGGRRAMERIAEDTAKRYGGYYTHYFSNDDNPEYHRRVTGPQILKHAGDAIDAVVIGVGSGGTITGVAEYIKAWNSMVRIVAVEPAECAAISGGFIGQHSIAGIGPGFVPENYNPYVVDTVLTVTSADAERAAREVLFFDGVPACTSAGATLAAAVQLMGMGKAKRPLCVFAGRRTYE